The Vibrio crassostreae genomic interval CGAAGCAGATTACCGCAATGATGCTCGGGCTGAATTCGAAGATCCAAACCTTCGCACTGCAAAGAGAGATCAATAACTACCGTCAAGAACCTTTGAGCGCCATTATGCCGGGCATTGCCCTTCACGAATTGTGGGGAATGATGGCTGTAGCAGAACAAGCATTGTTAATTGTTTCAGGATTTGTTGTTGTCGCCGGTTTATTGGGCATGCTCAGTAGCCTACTCACTAGTTTGCAAGAAAGGCGTCGCGAGATGGCGATCCTGCGTGCGATGGGCGCAAGACCTCGCCATGTGTTTGGTTTACTGATCAGTGAAGCCAGTGCGCTGACCTTCCTTGGCATTACATTAGGTGTTGCGGTGTTATTTGCGCTGATCGCAGTGGTTGCTCCTATTGTGCAACAAAGTTATGGTATCAACATATCGATATCCGCAATCACACCTCATGAGTGGAAACTGCTTATGCTGGTCCAAGTTGCCGGAATCATTATCGGCTTTATTCCCGCTTTCAGGGCTTACCGCCAGTCATTGTCTGATGGCATGACGATTCGAATCTAAAATAGGAACCTACGATGCAACGCAAATTCCTACTGATACTTGGGCTACTTCTGTTCCCATTTATCAGTACAGCTCACGCTGAAACCACTCAGAATGACGAATCGGTATTAACACTTGAATGGATTGATTTGATTCCAGAATCAGAGCGCGCTCAACTAGATTCATTTGGTATGCCAATGGTTGACCACAATAGTATGGACAAACCTCAACAATCGACACTTGGTGCTGTTCGCCCAGAGCTAAATGGCAGCACAGTGAAGATTCCAGGCTTTGTGATTCCATTGGAAGGTGATGAGAATATGATCACTGAGTTTCTGCTGGTACCGTACTTTGGCGCATGTATCCACGTGCCACCGCCGCCACCGAACCAAATCATCTACGTGAAGTTCCCGAAAGGTGCGCCAATACAGCAGTTATGGGATGTAATTTATTTAGTCGGTACGCTAAAAACTGAGTCGATCAGCCATGACTTAGCGCAAACAGGTTATCTTATTGAAGGTACTGCGATTGAAGAATATGACGACATGTAGTCATTAGAAGGGTGGCTCAAGGATGAGCTGCCGTCACTGAACGAGTGAGATCATTCAATAACAGTTTAATAACGATAATTTTCTTCTGAATTACGCGATGTAATTAGATAAGTAAGCTAGAACAGCAACATAAGTCGCGAGCAATAACCCTATACTGAGCTGTTTCTTCAGCTTGTTATCATTGACTTGATTCATAACTCCTCCTTGAGAATTACAACAAATTTAACATTTTATTATCATTAGCAAAAGTAAAATTTTGTTGAAACCTTCAACTCTGCACGCAAAATCTAGCCACCAATCAGATAAAGAGTTACATTTTAGACAGTTAAGTCGTTTCCTTAGGATACTCTTATGTCAGAAACCAAACAGCCAGTGATCATCGAGCATGCTAGCGATACACAGCACAAGCATGAGAAAAAGCCTCATATTGCCGACAGTGCCAGCAGAATGCTGCACATCGCACAAAGCTTCGGCCTCGATTCCTTAATTAGTCACAATGCAAAGCCAAACGATAAAGGTGAGAGTACCCTTATCGAACGGGCACTATTGCGAGAGAAAAAACGTAGAGAGCTTCGCCAAAAGAACCTAGAACAGATTCTAAAGTTGGCGCACTCTTCATGTAAGGATGAAGCGGCGGGCGACCCGGATCAGGACTGGCTGTACCGCTTTTTCGATATGGCACAAGAGATCCACAATACATCGATGCAAAGGCTATGGGCTCAAGTACTGAAACGAGAAGTCACTAACCCAGGCTCAACGTCGATGAAGGCGCTTCAGATCTTAAAAGACATGACGCCAAAGGAAGCACTGACCCTACAAAGAGCGGCATCACTGGGTTGTAGCTTTGGTAGCGATAACAGCAGAAAGCTCTTACTCGGCTTCAAATCTCATGCAGGGCTGTTCAGCTTTGGTAAAAGAGACACCACCAACACCATCAACCTTGGTGGGCATAACCTTCCCTACTCTAGCCTGCTCCATTTGATTGAACTCGGGATTATTCTCGGCACTGAGTTAGAGTCTGGAGAAATTGATTTCGATCCAGCTCTGCACCTAACCTATCAAGGTAAAAGTATGTCACTGGCACCGTTATCAAAAGGGGTGAAGCTGGTTTACTACCGATTCAGCCCAACAGGTAATGAGCTTTGTACCTTGCTTGGCAACAAGCCAAACACACAGTATTACGACCAGCTGATTGCACTATTGAGCCAGAAATTCACGGTTCAGACAGAAGTGAAAAGCAGCGTGAATTACACCGTCTAGATAATAGAGTTTAAGAAATAGACGGTGTAAAAAGTGAAGTGGATTGAGAAGAATAAAGAGAATATAGAGGATAGGTTTCTTGTCTCGGTAAACCAAGGCTGTATTACTTATCAGTTATGAACAAACCGATAAGCAAGTGGACAGCCTTAATCATACCAACGATCTCAATTGGCTAAAATATTTCGCTTCTCCAACGCATCAATACACAGTTCAACCAATTCATCGAGCGTCTTCTCACCTGCGGGTAGATCAACCTCAGGGTTCTGAGGCGCTTCGTACACTGAACTAATACCTGTAAAGTTCGAGATCTCTCCGGCACGTGCTTTCTTATACAGACCTTTAGGATCACGCTGTTCGCAAACCTCTAATGGCGTATTGACGAACACCTCCAGAAACTCACCTTCCGGCAGTAAGTCACGTACCAACTGTCTTTCTGCTTGGTGCGGAGAAATAAAGGCTGACAACACGATCAAGCCTGCATCCGCCATCAATTTAGCGAGTTCACCAATACGACGGATGTTCTCTCTACGATCCTGCTCAGAGAAGCCAAGGTCACTACATAATCCATGACGCACATTGTCGCCATCCAATAAGTAAGTATGGTAACCAAGCTGTGCCAAGCGATTTTCTAATGCGCCAGCGACTGTCGATTTACCAGAACCAGACAACCCCGTGAACCAGAGCACAGCTGGCTTTTGTGATTTCAGATCCGCGCGAAATGTTTTATCAATCGAGTGTTGATGCCACACAACATTCTCATCTTTTGGTTTGAGTACTGCGGTCATAATTAGTCCTTTAAATAAACAGCATTAAAATGGGAAAAAATAAGGAATTAGGGTCAATACCAAACCCGAATAAACAATCGAGATTGGAATACCAATACGTAGGTAATCCGTAAGATGGTAATTACCTACGCTATAAACTAGTAAGTTGGTTTGGTAGCCGTATGGAGAAATGAAACTAGCACTGGCACCAAATAGTACCGCCATGATAAACGGCATGGGATCGACGCCATAGCCTACCGCCATGCTGTAACCAATAGGAAATGAAAGTGCTGCAGCCGCATTATTGGTAACAAGCTCAGTCAGAACCAAAGTCATAAAGTAAGTCGCAACTAACGCGCCGAACACGCCCCAACCATTAAAGGCCTCCATGAACATCAACCCCATGCGCTCAGATAGTCCTGATGAAATCATCAGTTGAGCAATAGACAGCGCAGAGCCCACGATCACCACAATATCAACCGGAAAACGGCGACGAAGTTCACCAAGTTGTACCACGCCAAATGCCACCAGCAATAGTAAGAAACCAGCTAAGCCTTTGATAATAGGTACTACATCAACAAGAGCAAGGCCAATTACGCTAGCAAAGCCGAGCAACACAAACGTCGATTTATCGGCATCAAGCTTGGCACTCGAATCTAAGTCATTCATCAACACAAACTCTTTGTTGTGTTGTTGGCGCTGTTCTTCAAAGCGTTTACCGGGAACCAAAATCAAGGTATCACCAGCGGTCAATGTGATATTCCCTAACCCACCTTCAAGGCGTTCATGACCACGACGAATAGCAACCACAACTGCATCGAAACGGTCTCTAAACTGGCTGGTTTTCAGTGTTTTGTTACAAAAGCTTGCCGATGAACTCACCACAACTTCAACGAAGCTCTGACCATTCAAATGGTGCTGACCAAACAGAGTCAGTCCTTGGATTTCTTGCAGTGTCGCCACGCTCTCGACATCACCACAAAACAGCAATCGGTCACGAGCTTGAAGAATAAAATCAGGGTCAATCGAAGCCGTGGTTTTACCGTCGCGAATCACTTCCGCTAAGAACAGTTTTCTCAATGCTCGGAGGTTATTTTCACTGACACTACGACCAACTAACGGTGAACCTGGCTCAACTCTGGCTTCTAAGAAGTAAGGCAGATCATCTTGGGAACCATCATCGTAGCTTGGTAAGAAGTAACTCAGAGGGATAAGGATCAACACGCCACCGACCAAGACCGCTAAACCGATCAAGGTTGGTGTGAAAAAGTTTAAACTCGGCAGTCCGGCATCTTCAACAAAGCTATTGATGATCAAATTAGTTGAAGTGCCGATCAATGTCAGCGTTCCACCTAAGATGGCAGCGTATGACAGAGGGATAAGCAGTTTAGATGGCGCATGTTGTTGATTACGTTTGATCGCCCCGATCAAAGAAACAACCACCGCTGTGTTATTAGTAAAAGAAGAAAGTAACGCTGTGGAAATACCTAACTTCGCAACCACAGTACCTAGCCTACCTTCAGAGATATTGCGGCTAACCCAGCTGATTAAGCGAGTTTTCTCCAACGCACTTGATGCGAGGATCAGAAGAATTAAAGTCAGTAATGAGGAGTTAGTGAAATTATTGGCTAAGCTCGACAAGTCGATCATACCAGCCATAAAAGCAATAAACGCCGCACCAGCAAAAATAAAGCTTGGCTTAATACGGGTAACGAGCAGGCAAGTAATAATGCCGAGCAAAATCGCTAATACAAATCCTTGTTGCCACATATACCCGTCCTTTATGGCGGAAACGATCGGTTTCCGCCTGATTCAATAAGCTGTTACTTAGTCGTTTATGACTTCAGTAGTTGGCTTAAATCTTTGGCATCCCAATGAGGGAAATGCTTGCGAACCAATGCGTTGAACTCAAGTTCAAATGCAGAGAAGTTACCCACTTGCTGTTCAACAGAGTCCAAACGGTCTCGAATCAAACCTGCGCCAACCGTCACGTTAGTTAGACGGTCGATAACGATGAAGCCACCGGTATCGGCACTTTCACGGTATTTATCCAGCGCAACTGTCTCGTTCAATGACCATTCACACAAGCCAATGCCATTAAGTGGCAACTCATCAACGGCGTGAGTCGACAGGTTGTTGATGTCGTATTGGTGACGAACGGTTTCAACCTGACCGACGGTTTTCTTGCCTGCGATCTTGATGTCATAAGCTTTGCCCGGTTGTAGTGGTTGCTCTGTCATCCACACGATGTCAGCCAATACGTGGTTAGTAGATTCAATCTGAGCGTTTTCCAACACAATCAAATCACCACGGCTGATGTCGATCTCATCTTCAAGGGTCAGCGTTACCGCCAAGCCCGCTTGTGCAGATTCCAAATCACCATCAAAGGTCACGATACGTGCAACCTTAGACGTTTTGCCTGACGGCAGTGCTTTGATTTCGTCACCAACACTTACACGGCCAGAGGCCACTGTGCCTGCAAAGCCACGGAAATCTAAGTTCGGACGATTCACATACTGCACAGGGAAACGGAATTCTCCCGCAGAACGCTTTTGATCAATATCGACGTTCTCTAACACTTCCAGTAGAGATGGACCTTCGAACCATGCTAGCTCTTTACTTGGTGCAGCAACGTTGATGCCTTCAAGCGCCGAAACTGGCAGGATCTGAATGTTAGTTTCGCCTTCTAGGTTTTCAGCAAACTCTAGGTATTCATCGCGAATCTCTTCAAAACGATCTTGTGAATATTCCACGAGATCCATCTTGTTGACTGCAACGATGAAATGCTTCAAACCAAGCAAGTTAGAAATAAACGAGTGACGACGCGTTTGATCCAGTACGCCCTTACGAGCATCAATCAAGATCACCGCCAGATCACACGTTGAAGCGCCTGTAGCCATGTTGCGCGTGTACTGCTCATGCCCAGGGGTATCAGCAATAATGAATTTACGTTTTTGCGTCGAGAAGTAGCGGTAAGCGACATCGATCGTGATGCCTTGCTCACGTTCAGCCTGCAAGCCATCAACAAGCAGTGCCAAGTCAGGCTTCTCACCTGTAGTACCCACTCGTTGGCTATCCGAGTGAACTGCGGCTAGCTGATCTTCATAAATCTGTTTTGTATCATGGAGCAAGCGACCAATTAGCGTACTTTTACCGTCATCTACTGAGCCACAAGTTAAAAATCTAAGCATAGATTTATGCTGATGCTGACTTAGATAACCTTCAATCCCTAGTTCAGCCAATTCGGCTTCTACTGCACTATTCATTTTTCTTTCCTTAGATTCTTAGAAATAACCTTGGCGCTTTTTCAGCTCCATAGAGCCTGACTGATCATGGTCAATCGCTCGACCTTGACGCTCACTAGACGTAGCCACCAGCATCTCTTCAATAATGCCTGTTAGCGTATTCGCCTCAGATTCAACCGCTCCGGTTAGTGGGTAACAGCCTAAAGTACGAAAACGAACGCTTTTCTCTTCAATCACTTCACCTTCTTGCAGCTCCATGCGGTCATCATCAACCATGATAAGCATGCCATCACGCTCAACAACCGGGCGCTTGTCTGAAAGGTAAAGTGGAACAATATCGATGCTCTCTAGATAGATGTATTGCCAAATATCCAGTTCAGTCCAGTTTGATAATGGGAATACACGAATGCTTTCGCCCTTATTCACCTGACCGTTGTAGGTGTGCCAAAGCTCAGGACGCTGGTTTTTTGGATCCCATGTATGGTTCTTGTCGCGGAAAGAATAAACACGCTCTTTCGCTCGAGATTTTTCTTCATCACGACGCGCACCACCAAAAGCGGCATCGAACCCGTACTTGTTTAACGCCTGCTTAAGGCCTTGAGTTTTCATGATGTCAGTGTGCTTAGAAGAACCATGTACGAACGGGCTACACCCCATCTCAATACCTTCTGGGTTCTTATGTACTAAAAGGTCGAAGCCGTACTTTTTCGCCGTACGATCACGAAACTCAATCATCTCGCGGAATTTCCAATCCGTATCAACGTGCAATAGTGGGAATGGAATCTTGCCTGGATAAAACGCTTTGCGAGCTAAATGAAGCATCACAGAAGAATCTTTACCGATGGAGTACATCATCACTGGGTTATCAAACTCAGCAGCAACTTCACGGATAATATGAATACTTTCCGCTTCAAGCTGTTTTAGGTGGGTTAAACGTTCTTGGTCCATTTCAGTGCTTCCTTTAAGGCTCGCAGTACGAGCAATTCATTACTTGGTCTTGCCAAGCAAGGGATTTAACTCATCCACTTGAGTGAATGGGAGTATTGGCACTAGAAGAAAACAGAAGCTTCATTTTGAGCTATCCTTGCTATTCATCTGCCTGATACGTCCTTGATATAGGCATTATGACGAGCCTCTCATATTACTGGAAATTCTAAAATTTCATTTTTTATTCGAAAAGCTGATAAGGGATGAGATTCATCGATAAATAGGTGAAATGAATGGACTAATACTATCGATGTGATTTGTACATTGATTGAGCAGGTTTGGGAGGCGTCTTGCAGAACACCATAAAGTAATCGATCTAAGTCACGAATTAACATTCGTTGTAATCATTGTTTCATTCGGTTTTGTTACATTACGCAACGAATTTTCTACTATCCACTTTGGAGCTACAAAATGAAAGTTGCAATGAAACCTTTGTCATTGGCTGTACTTGCGGGTCTTGGTTTGACTCTAGCAGGCTGCACAACAACACCAGATACCGATGAAGTGATTAAATTACGTGTCGTAGAAACGACGGATATCCATACCAACCTAATGGATTACGACTACTACAAAGACAAGCCATCGAAGAAAATTGGCTTAGCACGTACTGCAACTCTAGTAAAAGAAGCTCAAAACGAAGTAACTAACAGCGTATTAGTTGATAACGGTGACTTGCTGCAAGGTAGCCCAATGGGTGACTACATGGCAGACAAAGGCATCGAAGCGGGCGAAGTTCACCCTGCATACAAAGCAATGAATCAACTAAGCTACGACGCAGCAAACCTAGGTAACCACGAATTCAACTACGGTCTTGAGTTCCTAGAAGAGTCTATCAACGACGCTGATTTCCCATACATCAGTGCTAACGTTTACGACGCAGAAACCAAAGAACACTACTTCACACCTTACATCATCAAGACGCACACGTTTGAAGATACAGCAGGCGTAGAGCATGAAGTAAAAGTGGGTTACATCGGTTTTGTTCCACCACAAATCATGACGTGGGATAAGAAGAACCTTGAAGGCAAAGTGATCGCTCGTGACATCATTGAGACGGCTAACGAGTTAGTGCCTCAAATGAAAGCGGAAGGCGCTGAAGTTATCGTAGCTATCCCTCACTCAGGCGTATCAACCGACCCGTACAAAAATGGCGAAGAAAACTCAACGTTCTACCTCTCTGAAGTAGACGGCATCGATGCGATCGCATTCGGCCACTCTCACGCAGTGTTCCCAGGCAAAGGTTTTGATGACATCCAAGGCATCGACAACGAAACTGGCACAATGAACGGCGTTGCGGCAGTAATGCCAGGTCGTTGGGGTAGCCACGTTGGTGTTATGGATCTAACACTTGCACAAAAAGACGGTAAGTGGGAAGTCGTTAAAGGCCAATCAGAAGCGCGCCCTATCTACGACAAGATCGAGAAGAAATCGCTTGCTGCAGCTGATGAAGGCATCGTAACAGCACTAGAAAAAGACCACGCAGGTACTCGTGAGTTTGTTAACCAACCGATTGGTAAAGCAGACGACGTGATGTACAGCTTCCTATCTCTAGTGCAAGACGATCCAACAGTACAAATCGTTAACCTTGCACAGAAAGATTACGTTGAACAGTTCATCCAAGGCGATCCAGACCTAGATGGTACGCCAGTACTTTCAGCGGCTGCACCATTCAAAGCCGGTGGCCGTAAGAATGACCCAGCGAACTTCACTGAAGTTGAATCTGGTCAACTGACATTCCGTAACGCAGCTGACTTGTACCTTTACCCGAACACGCTAGTTGCGATGAAGGTAACAGGTCACGAAGTAAAAGAGTGGCTTGAGTGTTCTGCTGGTCAGTTCAACCAAGTTGATGTTAACTCAACAGCACCACAACAGTTGATCGAGTGGGATAACTTCCGCACTTACAACTTCGATGTTATCGACGGTGTTGATTACCAAATCGACGTAACTCAACCTGCGAAATACGATGCAAACTGTAAAGTCGTTAACCCTGACTCACAGCGTATTGTTGGCCTAACTTACCAAGGTAAGCCAATAGACATGAAGCAAGACTTCCTGATCGCAACCAACAACTACCGTGCATACAGTGCTAAGTTCCCAGGTACAGGTGAAGACTTCATCGCATTTGATGCTCCAGATGAGAACCGTACTGTTCTTGCGAACTACATCTCTCACGTAAGC includes:
- a CDS encoding DUF3299 domain-containing protein gives rise to the protein MQRKFLLILGLLLFPFISTAHAETTQNDESVLTLEWIDLIPESERAQLDSFGMPMVDHNSMDKPQQSTLGAVRPELNGSTVKIPGFVIPLEGDENMITEFLLVPYFGACIHVPPPPPNQIIYVKFPKGAPIQQLWDVIYLVGTLKTESISHDLAQTGYLIEGTAIEEYDDM
- a CDS encoding TIGR03899 family protein — encoded protein: MSETKQPVIIEHASDTQHKHEKKPHIADSASRMLHIAQSFGLDSLISHNAKPNDKGESTLIERALLREKKRRELRQKNLEQILKLAHSSCKDEAAGDPDQDWLYRFFDMAQEIHNTSMQRLWAQVLKREVTNPGSTSMKALQILKDMTPKEALTLQRAASLGCSFGSDNSRKLLLGFKSHAGLFSFGKRDTTNTINLGGHNLPYSSLLHLIELGIILGTELESGEIDFDPALHLTYQGKSMSLAPLSKGVKLVYYRFSPTGNELCTLLGNKPNTQYYDQLIALLSQKFTVQTEVKSSVNYTV
- the cysC gene encoding adenylyl-sulfate kinase, translated to MTAVLKPKDENVVWHQHSIDKTFRADLKSQKPAVLWFTGLSGSGKSTVAGALENRLAQLGYHTYLLDGDNVRHGLCSDLGFSEQDRRENIRRIGELAKLMADAGLIVLSAFISPHQAERQLVRDLLPEGEFLEVFVNTPLEVCEQRDPKGLYKKARAGEISNFTGISSVYEAPQNPEVDLPAGEKTLDELVELCIDALEKRNILAN
- a CDS encoding SLC13 family permease, whose product is MWQQGFVLAILLGIITCLLVTRIKPSFIFAGAAFIAFMAGMIDLSSLANNFTNSSLLTLILLILASSALEKTRLISWVSRNISEGRLGTVVAKLGISTALLSSFTNNTAVVVSLIGAIKRNQQHAPSKLLIPLSYAAILGGTLTLIGTSTNLIINSFVEDAGLPSLNFFTPTLIGLAVLVGGVLILIPLSYFLPSYDDGSQDDLPYFLEARVEPGSPLVGRSVSENNLRALRKLFLAEVIRDGKTTASIDPDFILQARDRLLFCGDVESVATLQEIQGLTLFGQHHLNGQSFVEVVVSSSASFCNKTLKTSQFRDRFDAVVVAIRRGHERLEGGLGNITLTAGDTLILVPGKRFEEQRQQHNKEFVLMNDLDSSAKLDADKSTFVLLGFASVIGLALVDVVPIIKGLAGFLLLLVAFGVVQLGELRRRFPVDIVVIVGSALSIAQLMISSGLSERMGLMFMEAFNGWGVFGALVATYFMTLVLTELVTNNAAAALSFPIGYSMAVGYGVDPMPFIMAVLFGASASFISPYGYQTNLLVYSVGNYHLTDYLRIGIPISIVYSGLVLTLIPYFFPF
- the cysN gene encoding sulfate adenylyltransferase subunit CysN codes for the protein MNSAVEAELAELGIEGYLSQHQHKSMLRFLTCGSVDDGKSTLIGRLLHDTKQIYEDQLAAVHSDSQRVGTTGEKPDLALLVDGLQAEREQGITIDVAYRYFSTQKRKFIIADTPGHEQYTRNMATGASTCDLAVILIDARKGVLDQTRRHSFISNLLGLKHFIVAVNKMDLVEYSQDRFEEIRDEYLEFAENLEGETNIQILPVSALEGINVAAPSKELAWFEGPSLLEVLENVDIDQKRSAGEFRFPVQYVNRPNLDFRGFAGTVASGRVSVGDEIKALPSGKTSKVARIVTFDGDLESAQAGLAVTLTLEDEIDISRGDLIVLENAQIESTNHVLADIVWMTEQPLQPGKAYDIKIAGKKTVGQVETVRHQYDINNLSTHAVDELPLNGIGLCEWSLNETVALDKYRESADTGGFIVIDRLTNVTVGAGLIRDRLDSVEQQVGNFSAFELEFNALVRKHFPHWDAKDLSQLLKS
- the cysD gene encoding sulfate adenylyltransferase subunit CysD, coding for MDQERLTHLKQLEAESIHIIREVAAEFDNPVMMYSIGKDSSVMLHLARKAFYPGKIPFPLLHVDTDWKFREMIEFRDRTAKKYGFDLLVHKNPEGIEMGCSPFVHGSSKHTDIMKTQGLKQALNKYGFDAAFGGARRDEEKSRAKERVYSFRDKNHTWDPKNQRPELWHTYNGQVNKGESIRVFPLSNWTELDIWQYIYLESIDIVPLYLSDKRPVVERDGMLIMVDDDRMELQEGEVIEEKSVRFRTLGCYPLTGAVESEANTLTGIIEEMLVATSSERQGRAIDHDQSGSMELKKRQGYF
- a CDS encoding bifunctional 2',3'-cyclic-nucleotide 2'-phosphodiesterase/3'-nucleotidase, with the translated sequence MKVAMKPLSLAVLAGLGLTLAGCTTTPDTDEVIKLRVVETTDIHTNLMDYDYYKDKPSKKIGLARTATLVKEAQNEVTNSVLVDNGDLLQGSPMGDYMADKGIEAGEVHPAYKAMNQLSYDAANLGNHEFNYGLEFLEESINDADFPYISANVYDAETKEHYFTPYIIKTHTFEDTAGVEHEVKVGYIGFVPPQIMTWDKKNLEGKVIARDIIETANELVPQMKAEGAEVIVAIPHSGVSTDPYKNGEENSTFYLSEVDGIDAIAFGHSHAVFPGKGFDDIQGIDNETGTMNGVAAVMPGRWGSHVGVMDLTLAQKDGKWEVVKGQSEARPIYDKIEKKSLAAADEGIVTALEKDHAGTREFVNQPIGKADDVMYSFLSLVQDDPTVQIVNLAQKDYVEQFIQGDPDLDGTPVLSAAAPFKAGGRKNDPANFTEVESGQLTFRNAADLYLYPNTLVAMKVTGHEVKEWLECSAGQFNQVDVNSTAPQQLIEWDNFRTYNFDVIDGVDYQIDVTQPAKYDANCKVVNPDSQRIVGLTYQGKPIDMKQDFLIATNNYRAYSAKFPGTGEDFIAFDAPDENRTVLANYISHVSKEQGQVSPTADNNWSFAPIKTDNKLDIRFETSPSDKAAEFIKEKGQYPMKRVATDDVGFAVYQIDLTK